The nucleotide window CTGGTGTTTGTCAATGGTGAGTATGTTGGTTCCGGACATGGTAGCCACGACGAGAAGAGCTTTGTCTTCCAAAAAGTTGTGTCCTTAAAGGCCGGGGTCAACCAAATAGCTTTGCTTGCCATGACAGTTGGTCTTCCAGATAGCGGAGCGTACATGGAGCACAGATATGCAGGGCCTAAAGACATAGAAGTTCTAGGACTGAACACTGGAACTATAGATCTCTCACAAAATGGGTGGGGGCATCAAGTTGGCCTGAATGGAGAGAAGATCCAAGTCTTCACTGAAGAGGGATCGAAACGGGTTCAATGGGGTGAAATAAATGGACCAAAAAAGGCTCTAACATGGTACAAGACATATTTTGATGCTCCTGAAGGGAATGACCCTGTGGCTATTAAAATGTCTGGTATGGGAAAAGGAATGATGTGGGTGAATGGTGAGAGCATTGGCCGGCACTGGATgtctttcctctctcctctaGGACAACCTACCCAATCCGAGTACCAcatcccaagatccttcatcaaGCCTACACAAAACCTTCTTATTGTTTTGGAAGAGGAGCCAGCCAAGCCTAATAGCATTGAGATTATGACTGTCAACAGAGATACCATTTGCAGCTTCATTACTGAGTATCATCCTCCAAATGTCAAGTCATGGGCAAGAGAGAACAGCCTCTTCCGACCTGTTTTAGATGTTGTCAGAACATCAGCGGAGTTGAAATGTCCAAACTACAAAAAGGTTGTCGAAGTTGAGTTTGCAAGCTTCGGCGATCCTGTTGGTTCATGTGGAAGCTACACCTTGGGTAAATGCGACTCCCCTGTATCTAAAGAGGTTGTTGAACACCACTGCTTGAACAAAACTAGCTGCATAGTTCCGATTGACCGCAAGCTTTACTTCAAGAACAATGATGATTGCCCAGATATCAAGAAAACACTCGCCATCCAAGTGAAGTGTGCTTAGAGAATCTGGTACATTTAACGTTGTGGGTGATTGCATGACCATTGAAGAACCTCAACCAAGCTGGTCTAAATTTCTCTGTGCCCTGTTCGGAAGACCAAGAATATATCACAGGGTGTTCAATTAGGCATGTCAATTTGTCAAAAGTTCAAATCAATCTATTGTAGTCAAAATTACGTGAATCATACACCTCATATTTGAGCCATTAAAAACATCAAAACAGGCTTCATAGTTGATCACTTCTGCATTTCTGGGTACTCTCCTAGTCTCCTCACTACTATAAAAAATTGATGTGTAGATGACAAAAACAAATTTGAATGTTACAACTACTGCTGTAGCATTTATACATTCTAAGCAGTAAGACAAATGTAAAACTTTAAAATTCTTGCAGTGTATGCTGTTTCTCAATATCCTAGCTGCATCGATCCTAAAAGATAGTTCTCCAGATTTCTCTGATTGCATATTCGTTCTGGTACCTTAACCGTAGCTTGTTGCATTCTACCACACTTTTGGGAGTACAACCTGCAAATTAATCAAAGGTATGGGTGGGGATGTGTGTTTTTAGTTATGTGACAAATAAGCTCCATGTTTTGTGTTTCTATTGGATTGGGGTTATTGGACTTGTTTGTAGTTCTAGCCTGTTTGGCTTTCAACGAAAGAATACCAAAAACGTAGCTTGTTATTTTCTACATCCCTTATCATAAACGAATTAATAGCCGAAGACTAGCAGAACATATATAAAAAGTTTAAACTCTAAATAAGCCATTCGGGTTAGCTCAAAATGGTGAGAGGGGGATGAGAGTTAGGTTATGATTATGCTGAATTAGGTATTCGATTATTAGAGAATataactaaaaagaaaacaaaaatttaaaaatccaAATCTGATTCTCGAGCCAAGATGGAGTCGCTTTTGATGAGCGAAGCTCATTACAAACACAACTTAAGCTTAACTGACAAAGCAAGGTTCAAGACTACAAAGAAAGGGAACTCTTCTTATACCATAATAATATTAGACAAAGAAGCACTATATGGATGAGCACTCCGAAGAAACAAATTGCCACTTCATAAAAACCTAAAGAGAACCATCTCTTGTACTGTAAGGCACCTAACGAAAACCACAAATCAAGCTTCGAATAATTACGAAACGACAGCAGTGAAAGCCTGGAGGTCTAGAAACGACATCTCTACTAAATGTGTCAATTACATCTGCTATCAAATCTGCCTTttgcaaaataataataataatagtaagaaaataaatgaCCTTAATGTATAAGAAAGATTCTAAAAGTAACCACATTAATAAATTAATCAAAGTTTGTTCACTTGTTGATTCACTTTTCTCGTgctttaaaaaattaaaagcaaaaacACTTGCTTTACACTGTGCAACCCACCTTCAGCTTTTCTTTCATAAATAAAGCTTACACTTCCTTTCACAAACTGAGCTGCAATTCTTCCTAGTTTGTTCTCAGCTCTTCCCACCGAACCAAGGGACGAAAGCAGCAGGTCATCTCgttatcctctctctctctctctctcgctctcggATTTTTAGTCTGATGCCTATGTTGATCGTTTCAAATACATACTTATTGTTGCTCTAGATTATATGGGATTTTTCTTGGTCAAAGTGATGAAGTTAACgttaaaaataataaatcttGGATGCTTGATGCCTGatccatgttttattttatttttattttttttgtcgaaGAAAAATTggtgtggattttttttttttgaatagtggAAAGAATCTCTCTACCAATGTTTTATCGGAGAAAAATCTGTTATTTACTAGACCAATAATTGTAGGCATTTTATTAAGTGAACATTTACAAATGTAGACCTTAATTTTTACTGCAAATACTTGATAAAAGTTGACacataattatttttttcaaaaagtTTTCTCATAGGGAAGTGAGAAATCCTAATACCCTAAAATCGGTCTTTTCTGTTTCACTATTCAATCTCGTCTGGCGGCGCCCCGACCGGTGCTGGCTCCGGCCTCGCCGTCGTCTTGGGTTGCTGCCAGATGGGTATTTGATCCAATTCGGTCCGAGGTTTGTTCATGGATGGCTGCGCTTTGGATTTTTTCTGGCTGCATCTCAACCAGCGGCGGGGGTGTGCTAATCATGACTAGTGGGATTCCGGACGGCGCGAGTTGTGGCGGCGTGTTTCAGGTGTGAGCTGTAGGTGACGTGAGGCGTGGCGGTTTGGGTCGCAGTGGTGAGTGGCTGCAGCGGCGTAGATCGCAACAGCACGGATCGTGGCAGAGTGGGTCGAATTGTGCTACTGTGCTTATGGCATATGGCATGTCGTCAGGAGAGCTGGGCATGTGACATACGACATGTCGTTGAGGGTGATGGGCTGGGGACAGACCAGCTTGATGGACTCTGAAGTTTAAACTATTCCTTTGGATGCTTTGGGCTTGctattttgggctagggtttttccCTAGGTCTCTACTATGTTTTAGCTTGTATTTTACAATAAATTCCCTGTTTTTTCAGGAACCTAAGCACTTATATGCACCCAATGTCTCTCTAGCGTCTATTCGCTAGTTCTACGTattgaatgtataatgagtaggactatatgtacgtaccacttGTGTTTATTACAACTAACTTCTTGTttgtctatgtccttaaataaCAGCGAaatggtatgtaacggcctattctggcttgtgatgaatatattatttcgcCCCCGTAGCATtactcaaaaaaagaaattaacacATAATTTTTGTACCGTTTCCGTCAATAGAGTTTCATTTTACCTGTCATTTTTAAATTCCTTTCTAATTGAATAgtattcttttttctatttaggATTATCTTCTCAGAATTTAGTCTTCATCTTGGTACTATATTAACTCTGGGAACTGTGTAAAGTGAAGTTTGATATAATGTACATTTAATTTCTTCTGACTGATGGTATTAATTAAACACGGCAACTCTTTCATATCAAACTATTccaatcgtttttttttttttttttgattaacaACTATTCCAATCGTTTCAATACTTTGCTTGCTCCTTATAATATACACTCTAACTAGCATTACCTTCCTCTCCTCCAATAGATTTAGGGTGTTCCCTTCTCAACATAATCGATTCattatttttagattttttttttgtcggatcattgatttttttttaaaaaaaacctgTATTGCATGTTGtttgattttcatttttatttttgtagatGGATCAACGAAGATGGGAGGACTTAGATAAGGACTGTTTGGTGAAAGTGTTTGAGAAAGTTGATATGGAGTCGCTACTCTTGGATATTCCTTTTGTGTGCAAGTCATGGCACAAAGAAACACTAAATCCTTCTTGCTGGAAAAGTCTTATCTTTCCGGAATTTGAACCTGGATTTCCTTATGAATTTGATTATCCAATCCATGAAAGATTTGTTTCTGAATTTGGCCTTGATAGCAATCGTGTCTCCGAAACTGCCTTTATAAAGTTTGTTGTCAATCGTAGCCAAGGAAAGGCTGTTTTTCTCAAGCTACCTGGATTCTCTACCGTAGAAGCCTTTGAATATGTTGCAGATGCGTAAGTTCTTTCTCTAAAATAATTATTTGTGTATTTGATATGCCTTGGACACTTTTCTGAAACTATTGTGTAATTTCATTATTTCAGGTGCCCTAACCTTGTGATTTTGGGTTTACCAAGATATTTGTTGTGGAAAGAAGACATCGATCTCGAATCGATTGGCAAGTTCAAGTACTTGTATCTGTTGTCATTGGGCAGCTGCGATAAATTGGACAGAGTTCTTGCAGTAGTCAGCAAacggtgcaagttgttttctcATTTAACACTGTCTAATGCCCAAATTGGTAAAGAAGAGGTTATGGCAATTGTCAACTTAGTCCCTGATATTAAGCGCCTGAGCTTGAATGAGGCACAAATCGATCGGGATAATCTCATCATATTACTGAAGGGTTGCAAAAAACTTTCGTTCTTGGAGGCCAA belongs to Rosa chinensis cultivar Old Blush chromosome 4, RchiOBHm-V2, whole genome shotgun sequence and includes:
- the LOC112200854 gene encoding F-box/LRR-repeat protein At3g48880, whose translation is MDQRRWEDLDKDCLVKVFEKVDMESLLLDIPFVCKSWHKETLNPSCWKSLIFPEFEPGFPYEFDYPIHERFVSEFGLDSNRVSETAFIKFVVNRSQGKAVFLKLPGFSTVEAFEYVADACPNLVILGLPRYLLWKEDIDLESIGKFKYLYLLSLGSCDKLDRVLAVVSKRCKLFSHLTLSNAQIGKEEVMAIVNLVPDIKRLSLNEAQIDRDNLIILLKGCKKLSFLEAKDCIGFNEGDDEIAELASHISKFRCEGSKERIEFPFDFSEFILSSLTEDSVIEMASMLAEVDVEPEVDGEGEGDIEESVEP